A genomic segment from Hydrotalea sp. encodes:
- a CDS encoding J domain-containing protein, whose amino-acid sequence MNIHFNHSLPSQFNTRSNHQSDAGNNAEGKMPDRSCHHAGCTAAGVHPAPQSKLRPKPYLWFCKQHIVVYNQQWDWYHGMTSAQIVDDQLADLTWRRPTFAMKDGLHRPQANVVLDDPLQLLYHIIKTDEPAVGGAPKKNNVRDPDAVVVTGSAAAALLVLELQNPVSLAMVKESYRRAAMTLHPDKAKTDSKKIIAQKTKEFQKINAAYQELKNFFALRK is encoded by the coding sequence ATGAATATTCATTTTAATCATTCCTTGCCGAGCCAATTTAATACCCGGTCGAACCATCAAAGCGATGCGGGCAATAATGCCGAGGGCAAAATGCCCGACCGGTCGTGCCACCACGCGGGTTGCACCGCGGCGGGGGTGCACCCGGCGCCGCAATCCAAATTGCGGCCCAAACCATATTTGTGGTTTTGCAAACAACATATCGTGGTTTATAATCAACAATGGGATTGGTATCACGGCATGACATCGGCGCAAATTGTCGATGACCAATTGGCCGATTTGACCTGGCGGCGGCCAACCTTTGCGATGAAGGATGGATTGCATCGGCCGCAGGCCAATGTGGTGTTGGACGACCCATTGCAATTGCTTTATCATATTATCAAAACCGATGAACCGGCGGTGGGCGGTGCGCCGAAAAAAAATAATGTTCGCGACCCCGACGCGGTGGTGGTAACTGGTTCGGCGGCGGCGGCGTTGCTGGTGTTGGAATTGCAAAACCCGGTCAGCCTGGCGATGGTTAAGGAAAGTTATCGTCGTGCCGCCATGACATTGCACCCCGATAAGGCCAAAACCGATTCCAAAAAAATCATTGCGCAAAAAACCAAGGAGTTTCAAAAAATCAACGCGGCCTATCAAGAATTAAAAAATTTCTTTGCCTTAAGAAAATAA
- the betA gene encoding choline dehydrogenase → MSISAAVTSADFVIIGSGSSGSAMAHRLSEDGHYSVLVLEYGGGDKSVLIQMPSALSYPMNMPKYDWGYKTEAEPFLGGRQLVTPRGKVIGGSSSINGMVFVRGNPMDYEGWKEAGADGWGYADVLPYFKRMEETKDGDDAYRGRHGPLHVQYGRLKNPLYRAFIAAAAEAGYQTTDDYNGYQQEGFGAMEMTVKGGKRWSSATAYLKPALKRKNCRLLKCFVRRIIFDGTKAIGVEVMSRGKIEIIKADREVILAAGSINSPKILLQSGVGPAKELRPLGINVVVDRPGVGKNLQDHLEIYLQAQCKKPITINRKIGLLSKGIIGAEWLFLKSGLGTTNHFESCGFIRSDKGVPYPDIQYHFLPAAIRYDGKAAFPGDGFQVHVGPMLSPSRGEITLRSGDPSAPPKILFNYMSQDYDWQVFRKAIKLTREIFVQPALKDYFDGEVSPGSNYQTDDELNGWLKEHVESAYHPSCSCKMGRATDKMAVVDSDCRVIGTSNLRLADSSIFPRITNGNLNGPSIMTGEKAASHILNKKLPPLNTPFYQHPNWQTAQR, encoded by the coding sequence ATGTCCATCAGTGCGGCCGTTACCTCGGCCGATTTTGTTATTATTGGCTCGGGGAGCAGTGGCTCGGCCATGGCCCACCGCCTGTCGGAGGATGGGCATTACAGCGTGTTGGTGTTGGAATATGGCGGCGGTGATAAGAGCGTGCTTATCCAAATGCCATCGGCTTTATCCTATCCCATGAACATGCCGAAATATGATTGGGGTTATAAAACCGAGGCCGAGCCATTTTTGGGCGGGCGGCAATTGGTAACACCGCGTGGCAAGGTGATTGGTGGGTCGTCGTCCATCAACGGCATGGTGTTTGTGCGCGGCAACCCAATGGATTACGAGGGATGGAAAGAGGCCGGGGCCGATGGCTGGGGTTATGCCGATGTCTTGCCCTATTTCAAGCGGATGGAAGAAACCAAGGACGGCGATGATGCCTATCGCGGGCGGCATGGGCCGTTGCATGTGCAATATGGTCGTTTAAAAAACCCGCTCTATCGCGCCTTCATTGCCGCCGCGGCCGAGGCCGGTTATCAAACCACCGACGATTACAATGGCTACCAACAGGAGGGTTTTGGCGCGATGGAAATGACGGTTAAGGGCGGCAAGCGGTGGTCATCGGCGACCGCCTATTTAAAACCCGCGCTGAAACGAAAAAATTGCCGCCTGTTGAAATGTTTTGTGCGCCGAATTATTTTTGACGGCACCAAGGCCATCGGCGTCGAGGTTATGAGCCGTGGCAAGATAGAAATTATCAAGGCCGACCGCGAGGTTATATTGGCCGCTGGTTCCATCAATTCGCCAAAAATTTTATTACAATCGGGGGTCGGGCCGGCGAAGGAACTGCGGCCATTGGGCATTAATGTCGTGGTCGACCGCCCGGGGGTGGGAAAAAATTTGCAAGACCATTTGGAAATTTATTTGCAGGCGCAATGCAAAAAACCCATCACCATCAATCGTAAAATTGGCCTGTTATCGAAGGGCATTATCGGCGCCGAATGGTTGTTTTTAAAAAGCGGCCTGGGCACGACCAACCATTTTGAATCCTGTGGCTTTATCCGCTCGGACAAGGGTGTGCCATACCCCGATATTCAATATCATTTTTTACCGGCGGCGATAAGATACGATGGCAAGGCGGCCTTCCCGGGTGATGGCTTCCAGGTGCATGTCGGCCCGATGTTGTCGCCATCGCGCGGCGAAATCACCTTGCGCTCGGGCGACCCGTCTGCACCGCCAAAAATTTTGTTTAATTACATGTCGCAAGATTACGATTGGCAAGTGTTCCGCAAGGCGATAAAATTGACGCGCGAAATTTTTGTCCAACCGGCACTCAAGGATTATTTCGATGGCGAGGTCAGCCCCGGCTCCAATTATCAAACCGACGATGAATTGAATGGCTGGTTGAAGGAGCATGTCGAGAGTGCCTATCACCCATCATGCAGTTGCAAGATGGGTCGCGCCACCGACAAGATGGCGGTGGTCGACAGCGATTGCCGCGTCATTGGCACCAGCAATTTGCGGCTGGCCGATAGTTCGATATTTCCGCGCATCACCAACGGCAATTTGAACGGCCCGTCGATTATGACCGGTGAGAAAGCCGCCAGCCATATTTTAAATAAAAAATTGCCGCCGCTCAACACGCCTTTTTATCAACATCCGAATTGGCAAACCGCACAACGTTGA
- a CDS encoding BolA family protein codes for MANTSSKNSTHNMVDIIRATISNGMAVRDPLRDIIVVNDSARHAGHAGVRESSQAGDTTHSGQTHFIVTIISDDFIGLSRIDRQRKIYNLLAVYMPKPIHALNLSCLTIAEAATRQPA; via the coding sequence ATGGCCAACACCAGCTCAAAAAATTCAACCCACAATATGGTCGATATTATCCGCGCCACCATCAGCAATGGCATGGCGGTGCGCGACCCATTGCGCGACATAATAGTTGTCAACGATTCGGCGCGCCATGCCGGCCACGCCGGCGTAAGGGAGTCCAGCCAAGCGGGCGACACAACCCACAGCGGGCAAACCCATTTTATCGTAACCATTATCAGCGATGATTTTATCGGCCTAAGCAGAATCGACCGGCAACGCAAAATTTATAACCTGCTGGCGGTATATATGCCAAAACCGATTCACGCCCTGAATCTTTCCTGCTTAACAATTGCTGAGGCCGCCACGCGGCAACCAGCTTAA
- the rpmG gene encoding 50S ribosomal protein L33, whose translation MAKPATIRVKLVSTADTGFYYVTTKNPRQTTEKLEFKKYDPVVRKHVAFKEYKIK comes from the coding sequence ATGGCAAAACCAGCAACCATCCGCGTTAAATTGGTCAGCACGGCTGACACCGGTTTCTATTATGTGACCACGAAAAACCCGCGGCAAACCACCGAAAAATTGGAATTTAAAAAATACGACCCGGTGGTCAGAAAGCACGTTGCCTTCAAAGAATACAAAATTAAATAA
- a CDS encoding DUF1365 domain-containing protein, translated as MVKKKIAAQHYFMVGRVFHKRHGTADAPQEHFLAYRHWCGWLTMQDKITQPILPLFFIFRRLFQFAAKDYGVSQDENGEKKQERDIYRAMQQLLRREINFNAKKISLISQGRVMFYVFNPVSFWLAFDEKDILRAIVAEVHNTYGEHHYYLLYKKNLTAITNGDVFTADKQFHVSPFYDRVGSYRFAFLMDEKNFSANIKLFSPGRRLQLDTGMAMKKMPMNNRNAGWLLLTMPLQPMKVIFTIHLHALYLFIKKISFRRKPKQLVTKITHGQVVA; from the coding sequence ATGGTGAAGAAAAAAATAGCCGCGCAACATTATTTTATGGTCGGTCGGGTTTTTCACAAACGTCACGGCACGGCCGATGCGCCGCAGGAACATTTTTTGGCCTATCGCCATTGGTGCGGTTGGCTGACGATGCAGGATAAAATAACCCAGCCCATTCTGCCGCTATTTTTTATTTTTCGCCGGCTGTTTCAATTTGCGGCAAAAGATTACGGCGTTAGCCAAGATGAAAATGGTGAGAAGAAACAGGAGAGGGATATTTACCGCGCGATGCAACAGCTGTTACGGCGCGAAATAAATTTCAACGCAAAAAAAATATCATTGATAAGCCAGGGCAGGGTGATGTTTTATGTTTTTAACCCGGTGAGTTTTTGGTTGGCGTTCGATGAGAAAGATATATTGCGCGCCATTGTGGCCGAGGTGCATAACACCTACGGCGAGCATCATTATTATTTATTATATAAAAAAAACCTTACGGCAATAACAAACGGCGATGTTTTTACCGCCGATAAGCAATTTCACGTCTCGCCATTTTACGACCGCGTCGGGTCTTATCGTTTTGCATTTTTGATGGATGAGAAAAATTTTTCAGCAAATATAAAATTATTTTCGCCAGGCCGCAGGTTGCAACTTGATACCGGCATGGCGATGAAAAAAATGCCGATGAATAACCGCAACGCCGGTTGGTTGTTGTTGACCATGCCGTTGCAACCGATGAAGGTTATTTTCACCATCCACCTGCACGCGCTTTATTTATTTATAAAAAAAATTTCTTTTCGCCGCAAACCCAAACAATTGGTTACCAAAATCACCCATGGCCAGGTGGTGGCTTAA
- the cobS gene encoding cobaltochelatase subunit CobS has translation MSNSANATAANNADKGSVTSVDFNHAASPLNAPDIKVSVKQVFGIDSDWQVPAFSKGSDYVPDIDEAYIFDHDTTLAILAGFAYNRRVMVQGYHGTGKSTHIEQVAARLNWPCVRVNLDSHISRMDLIGRDAIVIKDGKQVTEFRLGILPWALQSPVALCFDEYDAGRPDVMFVIQRVLEQGGKLTLLDQSKVIRPHPFFRLFATANTIGLGDSSGLYHGTNPINQGQMDRWSILTVLNYLPAEKERAIIAAKVQGLNNDKGRAQIAAMVKVAEFTRTGFIAGDISTVMSPRSVISWAENALLFNDVALSFRLSFLNRCDETERPIVAEYFQKAFGIDMKTAILPAAQA, from the coding sequence ATGTCAAATTCTGCTAACGCCACCGCCGCCAACAACGCCGATAAGGGTTCTGTAACCTCGGTTGATTTTAACCACGCGGCGTCGCCGCTTAACGCGCCGGATATTAAGGTTTCGGTCAAGCAAGTTTTTGGTATCGACAGCGATTGGCAAGTGCCGGCCTTTTCCAAGGGCTCCGATTACGTGCCCGATATCGACGAGGCCTATATTTTCGACCACGACACCACCCTGGCCATTTTGGCGGGATTTGCTTACAACCGCCGTGTCATGGTGCAGGGTTATCACGGCACCGGCAAATCGACCCATATCGAGCAAGTGGCGGCGCGGTTAAATTGGCCATGCGTGCGCGTCAATTTGGATTCGCACATCAGCCGCATGGACCTTATCGGTCGCGATGCGATTGTTATCAAGGATGGTAAGCAAGTAACCGAATTTCGCCTGGGGATTTTGCCCTGGGCATTGCAAAGTCCGGTGGCTCTATGTTTCGACGAATATGACGCTGGCCGCCCCGATGTGATGTTTGTTATTCAACGGGTGTTGGAGCAGGGGGGCAAATTGACTCTGCTCGACCAGTCGAAGGTTATTCGCCCGCACCCATTTTTCCGTTTGTTTGCCACGGCCAACACCATTGGGCTTGGCGATTCGTCCGGCCTTTATCACGGCACCAACCCGATTAACCAGGGGCAGATGGATCGTTGGTCGATTTTAACCGTGCTGAATTATTTGCCGGCCGAAAAAGAACGGGCGATTATTGCCGCCAAGGTGCAGGGGTTGAACAATGACAAGGGTCGGGCGCAAATTGCCGCCATGGTCAAGGTCGCGGAATTCACCCGCACCGGATTTATCGCCGGCGATATTTCCACCGTCATGAGTCCGCGTTCGGTTATTTCCTGGGCGGAAAATGCCCTGCTGTTTAACGATGTCGCCTTGAGCTTCCGCCTGAGTTTTTTAAATCGGTGTGATGAGACCGAGCGACCGATAGTTGCCGAATATTTTCAAAAGGCATTTGGCATCGATATGAAAACCGCCATCTTGCCGGCGGCGCAGGCGTAA
- a CDS encoding FAD-dependent oxidoreductase, with protein MSPEKIAVVGGGISGLSLALALAHATNGFSVTLFEKKKRLGGHSRTLKLKDSQTKKTVAVDTGFIVYNEVNYPELTKLFSYLGIATQEAKMNFWYHLAEKKYNFNSYKKFRDPWNFINLSHYKLLLEIFFFQARARKNYQGIDSNASLAQWLDELRASPMLRKRFIYPLGAAIWSMPIDKIEQYPARYFAQFFFNHGLFKISATVTWRTVVGGAIVYVEKIKKKLLSFGGKIIDGDGVVMVEKKPDGKLLVKTTSGKAELFDRVVFACHSDQALAMLGAIDHPAKESLAMIDYKASDVFTHRQTDFLPSKKNFYACWNFFETAGKTTMIYWMNALQSLKTRDNFFVTLNPLSPLATYDDRTIMEHPQYNLSTAAAQQGIKSAQGVDNIYFCGAYLGYGFHEDGIKSAVALLPYFKASTPW; from the coding sequence ATGTCACCAGAAAAAATTGCCGTGGTTGGGGGGGGCATTTCTGGGTTAAGCCTGGCCTTGGCCTTGGCGCATGCCACGAATGGGTTTTCGGTTACGTTGTTTGAAAAGAAAAAACGCCTGGGCGGGCACAGCCGCACCCTGAAATTAAAAGACAGCCAAACAAAAAAAACGGTGGCGGTTGATACCGGTTTTATCGTTTACAACGAAGTTAATTACCCCGAATTAACAAAATTATTTTCCTATCTTGGCATTGCAACCCAGGAAGCCAAAATGAATTTTTGGTATCATTTGGCGGAAAAAAAATACAATTTTAATAGCTACAAAAAATTTCGCGACCCGTGGAATTTTATAAACCTTAGCCATTACAAATTATTGCTGGAGATTTTTTTCTTTCAAGCGCGCGCGCGAAAAAACTATCAAGGGATTGATAGCAATGCCTCCCTGGCGCAGTGGTTGGATGAGTTGCGCGCCAGCCCGATGTTGCGCAAACGATTTATTTACCCGCTGGGTGCGGCGATTTGGAGCATGCCGATAGATAAAATAGAACAATACCCGGCGCGTTATTTTGCGCAATTTTTTTTTAATCACGGGTTGTTTAAAATATCGGCGACCGTGACATGGCGCACTGTGGTCGGCGGGGCGATTGTTTATGTGGAAAAAATAAAAAAGAAATTATTATCCTTTGGCGGCAAAATTATTGATGGCGATGGTGTTGTCATGGTGGAAAAAAAACCAGACGGCAAATTGTTGGTAAAAACCACGTCGGGCAAGGCGGAGCTGTTCGACCGCGTGGTGTTTGCCTGCCACAGCGACCAGGCCCTGGCGATGCTTGGTGCCATCGACCACCCGGCGAAAGAATCCTTGGCGATGATTGATTACAAGGCGTCAGATGTTTTTACCCATCGGCAGACGGATTTTTTGCCGAGCAAGAAAAACTTTTACGCCTGTTGGAATTTTTTTGAAACCGCCGGCAAAACCACCATGATCTATTGGATGAACGCCCTGCAATCATTAAAAACGCGCGATAATTTTTTTGTTACCCTGAACCCGCTGTCGCCGCTTGCAACCTATGACGACCGCACCATTATGGAACACCCGCAATATAATTTATCAACCGCCGCCGCACAGCAGGGTATCAAATCGGCGCAGGGGGTCGATAATATTTATTTTTGCGGCGCCTATTTGGGTTATGGTTTTCACGAAGATGGAATTAAAAGCGCGGTGGCCCTGTTGCCCTATTTCAAGGCATCGACACCATGGTGA